Proteins encoded in a region of the Psychromicrobium lacuslunae genome:
- a CDS encoding superoxide dismutase has product MSATEYTLPDLPYDYAALEPHISGRIMELHHDKHHAAYVTGANNALAQLAEAREKNDFANINRLSKDLAFHTGGHTNHSVFWNNLSPDGGDKPEGELAAAIDDAFGSFDAFRAQFNAAALGLQGSGWAFLAYEPIGGNLLIEQLYDQQGNVAVGTTPLLMLDMWEHAFYLDYVNVKADYVKAFWNIVNWVDVAKRFDAARANATGLIVL; this is encoded by the coding sequence GTGAGCGCTACAGAGTACACACTTCCCGATCTGCCTTATGACTATGCGGCTCTTGAGCCCCATATTTCCGGCCGAATCATGGAACTGCACCATGATAAGCACCATGCGGCTTATGTCACCGGCGCTAATAATGCGCTGGCTCAACTGGCCGAAGCTCGGGAAAAGAATGACTTCGCGAATATCAACCGGCTTTCCAAGGATCTGGCTTTCCACACCGGCGGACACACCAATCACTCGGTGTTCTGGAATAATCTTTCTCCGGATGGTGGCGACAAGCCCGAGGGTGAGCTGGCAGCTGCTATTGACGATGCTTTCGGTTCATTCGACGCCTTCCGTGCCCAGTTCAACGCTGCGGCGCTGGGTTTGCAGGGTTCCGGTTGGGCATTCCTGGCCTATGAGCCGATCGGCGGCAATTTGCTGATCGAGCAGCTTTACGATCAGCAGGGCAACGTCGCCGTCGGCACTACGCCGCTGCTGATGCTCGATATGTGGGAGCATGCCTTCTACCTGGATTACGTCAATGTGAAGGCCGACTACGTCAAGGCTTTCTGGAATATCGTGAACTGGGTCGATGTTGCCAAGCGCTTCGACGCGGCGCGCGCAAACGCCACCGGGTTGATCGTCCTTTAG
- the gap gene encoding type I glyceraldehyde-3-phosphate dehydrogenase codes for MTTKIGINGFGRIGRNYFRAALEQGADLEVVAVNDLTSPETLAHLLKYDSVTGRIKASVEVVDGHLVVNGKTIKVLAERDPANLPWAELGAEIVIESTGFFTKAADAQKHIDAGAKKVLISAPATDEDVTIVLGVNDGDYDPAKHHIISNASCTTNCLGPLAKVLNDNFGIERGLMTTVHAYTADQNLQDGPHKDPRRARAAAINIVPTSTGAAKAIGLVLPELKGKLDGYALRVPVPTGSVTDLTATVSREVTVEEVNAAYKAAAAEGPLKGYLSYTEDPIVSSDIVTDPSSSIFDSGLTKVIGNQVKVVSWYDNEWGYSNRLVDLTELVASKL; via the coding sequence GTGACCACAAAGATTGGCATTAATGGCTTCGGCCGCATTGGCCGCAACTACTTCCGCGCAGCTCTTGAACAGGGCGCTGATCTGGAAGTCGTTGCAGTAAACGACCTGACCAGCCCAGAAACCCTAGCTCACTTGCTCAAATACGACTCGGTGACCGGCCGGATCAAGGCCAGCGTTGAGGTCGTTGACGGTCACCTAGTGGTCAATGGCAAGACCATTAAGGTATTGGCCGAGCGTGATCCAGCCAATCTTCCGTGGGCTGAACTGGGCGCCGAGATCGTGATTGAATCCACCGGGTTCTTCACCAAGGCCGCCGATGCTCAGAAGCACATTGATGCCGGCGCCAAGAAGGTACTTATTTCCGCTCCGGCTACCGACGAGGACGTCACCATCGTGCTCGGCGTGAACGACGGTGATTACGATCCGGCGAAGCATCACATCATCTCCAACGCTTCCTGCACCACTAACTGCCTCGGCCCGCTAGCCAAGGTGCTGAACGATAACTTCGGTATTGAGCGTGGCCTGATGACCACCGTGCACGCCTACACTGCGGATCAGAACTTGCAGGATGGCCCGCACAAAGATCCACGCCGGGCGCGCGCTGCCGCAATCAATATCGTGCCTACCTCGACCGGTGCCGCCAAGGCTATCGGTCTGGTGCTTCCAGAGCTTAAGGGCAAGCTTGATGGCTACGCGCTGCGGGTTCCGGTGCCGACCGGTTCAGTGACCGATCTGACCGCGACGGTTTCCCGTGAGGTGACGGTTGAGGAAGTCAACGCCGCCTACAAGGCAGCCGCCGCCGAAGGCCCGCTTAAGGGTTACCTGAGCTACACCGAGGATCCGATCGTTTCCTCGGATATCGTCACTGACCCCTCGTCCTCGATCTTCGACTCGGGTCTGACCAAGGTGATTGGCAATCAGGTCAAGGTAGTTTCCTGGTACGACAACGAGTGGGGCTACTCGAACCGCTTGGTGGATTTGACCGAACTGGTGGCATCCAAGCTCTAA
- a CDS encoding phosphoglycerate kinase, which produces MTLHTLDELLAEGVQGRYILVRSDLNVPLSGAEDGKQTVTDDGRLRASLPVIEKLAAAGARVLVLAHLGRPKGVPEQKYSLKPAVERLAELTEVSVSLADDVSGSAAQAAAAALQDGQVLVLQNVRFDPRETSKGDEERQELAAEFAALGGANAAFVDDAFGAVHRKHASVYDLAKTLPSYQGDLVRTELEVLQKLTENPERPYVVVLGGSKVSDKLAVIANLIGKADKILVGGGMLFTFLAAQGHSVGASLLEADQIDTVREYLAKAAAAGTEFLLPSDVVVAEKFAADAAHELVAADAIESSSFGAEGIGLDIGPETAKSFAEQILAAKTVFWNGPMGVFEFPAFAAGTKAVAQALADSSAFSVVGGGDSAAAVRTLGFAEDSFGHISTGGGASLEFLEGKELPGLDALQRD; this is translated from the coding sequence ATGACATTACACACCCTTGACGAACTGCTCGCCGAAGGTGTTCAGGGGCGGTACATCTTGGTCCGTAGTGACCTGAATGTTCCGCTTTCTGGCGCTGAAGATGGAAAACAAACGGTGACCGATGACGGTCGACTACGGGCTTCGTTGCCGGTGATCGAAAAACTTGCGGCTGCCGGTGCGCGGGTACTAGTGCTGGCACATTTGGGCCGCCCTAAAGGCGTTCCGGAGCAGAAGTATTCGCTGAAACCAGCCGTTGAACGGCTCGCTGAGCTAACCGAGGTGTCCGTCTCACTCGCCGATGATGTTTCCGGAAGTGCGGCGCAGGCCGCCGCGGCCGCACTGCAAGATGGCCAAGTTTTGGTGCTGCAGAATGTGCGCTTTGACCCCCGTGAGACTTCCAAGGGGGACGAAGAACGTCAGGAATTGGCGGCTGAATTTGCCGCCCTTGGCGGAGCGAACGCCGCTTTTGTCGATGATGCTTTTGGTGCCGTGCACCGCAAGCACGCCAGTGTCTACGACTTAGCCAAGACGCTGCCAAGCTACCAAGGCGATTTGGTACGCACTGAACTTGAAGTGCTGCAGAAGCTCACCGAAAACCCCGAGCGTCCCTATGTAGTGGTGCTGGGTGGCTCTAAGGTCTCCGATAAGCTCGCGGTGATAGCCAATCTGATCGGTAAAGCGGACAAGATTTTGGTTGGCGGCGGGATGCTTTTCACCTTCCTCGCGGCTCAAGGACATTCGGTCGGCGCAAGTCTGTTGGAAGCCGATCAGATCGACACCGTCAGGGAATACCTGGCTAAAGCCGCTGCCGCTGGCACCGAATTCTTGCTGCCGAGCGATGTAGTGGTGGCGGAGAAATTCGCCGCCGACGCCGCGCACGAACTAGTCGCCGCAGATGCCATTGAATCCAGTAGTTTCGGTGCCGAAGGAATCGGACTAGATATTGGTCCGGAAACGGCCAAGAGCTTTGCCGAGCAGATTTTGGCCGCTAAAACAGTGTTCTGGAACGGTCCGATGGGCGTCTTCGAGTTCCCAGCCTTTGCCGCTGGCACCAAGGCAGTCGCGCAAGCTCTGGCGGACAGTTCAGCTTTTAGCGTGGTCGGTGGCGGCGACTCAGCCGCCGCGGTTCGTACCCTTGGTTTCGCTGAGGACTCATTCGGTCATATTTCCACCGGGGGTGGGGCTAGCCTCGAATTTTTGGAAGGTAAGGAACTTCCGGGATTGGACGCGCTGCAGCGCGACTGA
- a CDS encoding flavin reductase family protein, producing the protein MGFPDQVTPQQMRTVLGHFATGLTVVTALDSSGPVGFTCQSFTSLSLEPPLISINPTKGSSSWPKIRQVGHFAVNILPTGAEQLALSFSRRGIDRFEGIEWRPSAAENPHLTGALAWVDCELEAEHDAGDHTIAIARVRQLSASDTVQQPLLFFRGDFAALHNEPAVSPLRQRSEVLGDSRASALSA; encoded by the coding sequence ATGGGATTTCCCGACCAGGTGACACCGCAGCAAATGCGCACGGTGCTGGGCCACTTTGCTACTGGACTGACCGTGGTGACAGCGCTTGACTCGAGCGGGCCGGTGGGCTTTACCTGCCAGTCCTTCACTTCGCTTTCGCTCGAACCGCCGCTCATCTCGATCAATCCCACCAAAGGCTCGAGTAGCTGGCCGAAGATCAGACAAGTAGGTCATTTCGCGGTGAACATTTTGCCCACCGGCGCCGAACAGCTTGCGCTGAGTTTCAGCCGCCGCGGCATTGACAGGTTCGAAGGCATCGAATGGCGACCCTCTGCCGCTGAAAACCCGCATTTGACTGGGGCGCTGGCCTGGGTGGACTGTGAGCTCGAGGCGGAACATGATGCCGGAGATCACACCATTGCCATCGCCCGGGTGAGGCAGCTCAGTGCCTCAGATACTGTGCAGCAACCTTTGCTGTTTTTTCGAGGTGACTTTGCGGCCTTGCACAACGAGCCCGCAGTTTCACCACTTCGTCAGCGCAGCGAGGTGTTGGGCGACTCCCGAGCAAGTGCCTTGAGCGCATGA
- a CDS encoding LLM class flavin-dependent oxidoreductase yields MKFQLLDIIPHQRNPLTGRLVNPAERLAQTLLFAQRAEQLGFDAFAVGERHAGSFLSSSPVAVLGAIAASTSRIRLQTGVTVLSLHDAFRVAEDYATIDQLSRGRLEITIGKGNELAHFPLFGLQSNEQYELLSEKYELLRLLWSEESIDWSGKFRSELRQATSLPRPFAGPIRIWHGSATSRTAVELAARWGDPLFSANAIQPLGAYRALIAHYFEEYELHGHDPARAYLGAGSGAGGLFIAETSERAKKEFGPVYEGLVARRDVPGNNTPFRNIDHAVAEGPALVGTVEQVTEKILRFHDAFSHDLQSVSLPSTVPLEQQLEILEAFATEVIPAVQAEVSTTLWGAGDPHAQRPAFAGGRSAVPVLSH; encoded by the coding sequence ATGAAATTTCAGCTTCTCGATATTATTCCGCATCAACGCAATCCACTCACCGGTCGCCTGGTCAATCCGGCGGAACGTTTGGCGCAGACATTGCTTTTCGCGCAGCGGGCGGAGCAATTGGGTTTTGATGCTTTTGCGGTGGGGGAGCGTCATGCCGGGAGTTTCCTTTCCAGCTCACCGGTGGCAGTGCTCGGTGCAATTGCCGCCAGTACCTCCCGGATCAGGCTGCAGACCGGTGTCACAGTGCTTTCCTTGCATGATGCGTTCAGAGTGGCCGAGGACTACGCAACCATTGACCAGCTCTCCCGGGGCCGTTTGGAAATAACCATTGGTAAGGGCAATGAGCTGGCCCACTTCCCGCTTTTCGGCCTGCAATCGAACGAACAATATGAGTTGCTGAGCGAAAAATATGAATTGCTCCGGCTGCTCTGGAGCGAGGAATCGATTGATTGGAGCGGGAAGTTCCGCAGCGAATTGCGACAGGCCACCTCCTTGCCGCGGCCATTCGCTGGACCGATCCGCATCTGGCACGGTTCGGCGACCTCCCGCACCGCCGTCGAACTTGCCGCCCGCTGGGGTGATCCGCTTTTTAGTGCCAATGCGATCCAGCCACTGGGGGCTTATCGCGCGCTGATCGCTCATTACTTTGAAGAGTACGAGCTGCACGGGCATGACCCGGCCCGCGCCTATCTGGGTGCTGGTTCAGGTGCCGGGGGCTTATTCATTGCGGAAACCTCCGAACGAGCCAAAAAGGAGTTCGGTCCAGTTTATGAAGGGTTAGTCGCGCGGCGTGATGTGCCGGGAAACAATACGCCGTTCCGCAATATTGACCATGCTGTTGCCGAAGGCCCCGCCTTAGTTGGCACTGTCGAGCAGGTCACGGAGAAGATCCTGCGGTTCCATGATGCTTTCAGCCACGACCTGCAGTCGGTATCACTACCAAGTACGGTGCCCTTAGAACAGCAGCTTGAGATCCTTGAAGCCTTCGCCACTGAAGTTATTCCGGCTGTTCAAGCAGAGGTCAGCACCACTTTGTGGGGTGCCGGTGACCCACACGCCCAGCGGCCGGCCTTTGCCGGTGGGCGATCCGCAGTGCCCGTGCTGAGCCATTGA
- a CDS encoding FAD/NAD(P)-binding protein, whose protein sequence is MASDSSNTHRQAPRALAFIGGGPRTAGILERLASNLTDFPSTNFTIHIFDPFEPGSGRIWRREQSPLLRLNSTAADVTMFTDSSLKMAGPVAAGPNLFDWAVAVRNGSVADLEIDDAALWQELLSLRPGSFPSRRLHAEYLQWSYRKTVRKLAPRAVVIHHPFSVKAIETLDDGREKIRFSEPTRSLVVDAAVLALGHTDAVPDQQSEELLDFAQRHQGWYLPPCYTADSDLSAVQPGQPVLVRGLGLAFIDLMVLLMQGRGGQFRENPDGSLKYLPSGREPRLLVGSRRGVPYHSKTPTVLHGEPFAPRFFSASVIEELLLSRELLDFDQDLWPLISKELLYGYYRELSTGHPERLNGHWTDIQRLFEAPGLPARSTLQKLLSDPADYLDLNRLDRPFEDTEVEDLQGWLRNYILTDLERQSTDQHSEAYGLFLALLSCYGALVQIPHDRLSLDSHRKLRGRWHSFFSFLASGPPPRRLQELLALQEAGLIEFLGPEVRIDLNELSGCFEATSAWQKTPRSAKALIDAFLPRQDARYSVDPLISAGATADRVQVDGQNRVLNQHGASVLNRFAVGAFTDSMVTGAFPRPGSNAPVFRDNDALARRLLELIAAPKAAQPQLSERLSA, encoded by the coding sequence TTGGCCAGCGATTCGTCGAACACTCATCGGCAGGCTCCTCGCGCGCTCGCATTCATCGGCGGCGGGCCACGGACCGCAGGCATCCTCGAGCGGTTGGCTAGCAATCTGACAGACTTTCCCTCGACGAATTTCACCATCCACATTTTCGACCCCTTCGAACCCGGTTCTGGTCGAATTTGGCGACGAGAGCAATCCCCTCTACTTCGGCTGAACTCAACTGCCGCCGATGTCACGATGTTTACCGATTCCTCGCTGAAAATGGCCGGCCCGGTGGCGGCAGGACCAAACTTATTCGACTGGGCAGTTGCCGTGCGCAATGGTTCGGTTGCTGATCTAGAGATCGACGACGCAGCGCTTTGGCAAGAACTTCTCAGCCTGCGCCCGGGGAGCTTCCCGAGTCGGCGCTTGCATGCCGAGTACCTGCAGTGGAGCTACCGCAAGACGGTGCGCAAACTGGCCCCCCGGGCCGTCGTGATTCACCACCCGTTCAGTGTCAAAGCAATAGAGACGCTCGATGATGGGCGCGAGAAGATTAGGTTCAGCGAGCCAACACGTAGTCTGGTCGTGGACGCCGCAGTATTGGCTTTGGGGCATACCGACGCAGTGCCGGATCAGCAAAGCGAGGAGTTGCTCGACTTCGCACAACGCCACCAGGGTTGGTATCTGCCGCCCTGCTATACCGCTGATAGCGACCTCTCTGCGGTGCAGCCCGGTCAGCCGGTGCTGGTTCGCGGCCTGGGGCTTGCCTTCATCGACCTGATGGTGCTGCTCATGCAGGGCCGCGGCGGCCAGTTTCGAGAAAACCCTGACGGAAGCCTGAAGTACTTGCCCTCCGGTCGCGAGCCACGGCTCCTCGTTGGCTCCCGACGCGGCGTGCCCTATCACTCAAAGACACCAACCGTGCTCCATGGCGAGCCCTTCGCGCCACGTTTCTTTAGTGCTTCGGTGATCGAGGAACTCCTGCTCAGCCGCGAGCTGCTCGATTTCGACCAGGATTTGTGGCCGCTGATCAGTAAGGAACTGCTCTACGGCTACTACCGGGAGCTGAGTACCGGGCACCCAGAGCGGCTCAACGGACACTGGACGGATATTCAACGGCTCTTCGAAGCACCGGGGCTGCCCGCCCGGAGTACGCTCCAAAAGTTACTCTCCGATCCCGCAGATTACCTCGATCTGAACCGGTTAGACCGGCCTTTCGAAGACACCGAGGTTGAGGATCTGCAGGGCTGGCTGCGGAACTACATCCTGACCGATCTCGAGCGGCAGAGCACCGATCAGCACAGCGAGGCTTACGGCCTGTTTCTGGCGCTGTTAAGCTGCTACGGAGCGCTGGTCCAGATCCCCCATGATCGGCTGAGCCTGGATTCCCACCGTAAGCTTCGGGGGCGCTGGCATAGCTTCTTCAGCTTTCTTGCCAGCGGACCCCCGCCACGGCGATTGCAGGAGTTACTGGCTCTGCAAGAAGCTGGCCTCATTGAATTCCTCGGCCCCGAGGTACGCATCGACCTCAACGAGCTCAGCGGCTGCTTTGAGGCGACTTCGGCCTGGCAGAAAACCCCCAGGAGCGCCAAAGCATTGATCGATGCTTTCCTTCCCCGGCAGGACGCGCGCTACTCAGTGGACCCTTTGATCTCCGCGGGTGCCACGGCCGACCGAGTTCAAGTGGATGGGCAGAACCGGGTGCTCAATCAGCACGGAGCTAGTGTCTTGAACCGCTTCGCTGTCGGTGCTTTCACCGATTCGATGGTGACCGGAGCCTTCCCTAGGCCGGGGAGCAACGCCCCAGTATTCCGGGATAACGACGCCCTGGCGCGGCGACTGCTTGAGTTAATAGCCGCACCGAAGGCAGCACAGCCCCAGCTCTCAGAACGGCTCAGTGCATAG
- a CDS encoding LLM class flavin-dependent oxidoreductase, with product MALEFLGMGALNDGTETQPRSGEAFDRDYIAKLARVHQDSGFTRVLFAYSSGSPDPAQAAAYAAAQTDTLGLLVAHRPNVSAPTFAAKTYATLDHISGGRVAVHFITGGSAADQAAEGDFLSKDERYQRTREYLQIVKRAWQSTERFDYSGEHYSIEDFALDFLPVQQPRPLISFGGSSDAAYQVGAAEADVFALWGETLAGTAEQIESIRQAATAAGRETLPRIQVAFRPILAPTQEQAWQRAEQIAQRLEERVKGASTFRHRRSLTQPENSGSQRLLELAAQGERFGKALWTKTAEITGGGGNSNALVGTPEVVAEALLEYVKLGIDIISVRGYDTLQDAKDFGEQVIPLLREEAAKLPAVEQREAQQTTAQQTAAQQSVGAVA from the coding sequence ATGGCTCTCGAATTTCTAGGCATGGGTGCGCTCAACGACGGCACCGAAACTCAGCCGCGAAGCGGCGAGGCATTCGATCGCGACTATATTGCGAAGCTGGCCAGGGTGCATCAAGACAGCGGGTTTACCAGGGTGCTCTTCGCCTATAGTTCAGGCAGCCCGGATCCCGCCCAAGCAGCGGCCTACGCCGCGGCTCAGACCGACACACTTGGCCTCCTCGTGGCACACCGGCCCAATGTTTCGGCACCTACTTTTGCTGCCAAAACCTATGCCACCCTGGATCACATTTCCGGTGGCCGGGTGGCCGTGCACTTCATTACCGGTGGCTCCGCAGCTGACCAAGCCGCGGAGGGGGACTTTCTGAGTAAAGACGAGCGCTACCAGCGCACTCGGGAATACTTACAGATCGTTAAGCGTGCCTGGCAAAGCACCGAGCGTTTTGATTACTCGGGGGAGCATTACTCGATCGAAGACTTCGCGCTCGATTTCCTTCCGGTGCAGCAGCCGCGTCCGCTGATTTCCTTTGGGGGCTCCTCGGACGCCGCCTACCAGGTTGGTGCTGCCGAGGCGGATGTTTTTGCGCTGTGGGGCGAGACCTTAGCCGGCACGGCCGAGCAAATTGAATCCATTCGGCAGGCGGCAACAGCGGCCGGCCGGGAGACTTTGCCCCGAATTCAGGTCGCTTTCCGGCCCATTCTGGCTCCCACCCAGGAGCAAGCCTGGCAGCGGGCCGAACAGATTGCCCAGCGGCTGGAGGAACGCGTCAAAGGGGCCAGCACTTTCCGGCACCGCCGCTCGCTCACTCAGCCAGAAAATAGCGGCTCCCAGCGCTTGCTTGAACTGGCGGCGCAGGGCGAGCGCTTTGGCAAAGCGCTGTGGACTAAGACCGCGGAAATTACCGGTGGTGGCGGGAATTCCAATGCCCTGGTAGGGACCCCGGAAGTTGTTGCCGAGGCGCTGCTTGAATATGTCAAGCTCGGCATCGACATCATCTCAGTGAGGGGCTACGACACACTTCAAGATGCCAAGGACTTCGGCGAACAAGTCATTCCGCTACTTCGCGAGGAGGCCGCTAAATTGCCCGCTGTCGAGCAGCGCGAAGCGCAGCAGACAACAGCGCAGCAGACGGCAGCGCAGCAGAGCGTAGGGGCGGTGGCGTGA
- a CDS encoding GNAT family N-acetyltransferase, translating to MAAPALQNRVPHHQQTAEPLRLEVRHLHQRHRLIQPLLAELAIEYSSRYGQSRREVHQELLNYPAAEFSPPDGDFLVLLEAGQPVAGGAFRRYDRETAELKRIWTHSEHRRRGLAVRVLAELEAEADRRGYQQIYLTTGPRQPEAKALYLAAGYRAEFDLQADPESIGPLPFRKELST from the coding sequence GTGGCTGCACCAGCTTTGCAGAATCGGGTTCCTCACCACCAGCAAACAGCCGAACCGTTACGACTTGAGGTTCGGCATCTGCATCAGCGACATCGTCTGATTCAGCCGCTCTTGGCGGAGCTGGCGATTGAATACAGCAGCCGTTACGGCCAGAGCCGCCGAGAAGTGCATCAGGAGTTGCTGAACTACCCGGCGGCAGAATTCTCTCCGCCGGACGGGGACTTTTTGGTACTGCTCGAGGCTGGCCAGCCCGTGGCAGGGGGTGCGTTTCGACGCTACGACCGGGAAACCGCTGAGCTGAAGCGGATTTGGACGCACTCGGAACACCGACGCCGTGGCTTGGCCGTGCGGGTGCTGGCGGAATTGGAAGCAGAAGCCGATCGACGCGGCTATCAGCAAATTTATCTGACCACCGGCCCCCGCCAGCCAGAAGCTAAGGCGCTCTATTTGGCTGCCGGGTACCGGGCTGAATTTGATCTGCAGGCCGACCCCGAGAGCATCGGGCCGTTGCCTTTTCGGAAGGAATTGAGCACATGA
- a CDS encoding amino acid ABC transporter permease has translation MTTTLSRAAARPHAPSPNGYQELRIVPARHPGRTVATVAVIVALVPLFISVLGNPRWEWGVVAQWFTAESVLRGLGATLLLTAIAGSAGFVLGFLLALMRISASPVLQLVSWAYTWLFRSVPLLVQLLLWYNLGYLYEKIQLGVPFGPVFFEVQTTTLISQFAAAVLGLTLHQAAYSAEIIRGGILSVDQGQLEAAAALGLPRRRRALRIVLPQALRAILPSAFNEIIGLVKGTSVVYVLAFNELFYTIQVIYNRTQQVLPLLLVATLWYVLITSVLSVGQYYIERRFARGSSRNMPETPWQRLRSSLTRFRPSQRQAVR, from the coding sequence ATGACCACGACCTTGAGTAGAGCTGCCGCGAGGCCGCATGCGCCTTCGCCGAATGGTTATCAAGAGCTGCGAATCGTGCCCGCCCGACATCCCGGGCGCACCGTGGCTACCGTGGCGGTCATCGTGGCACTGGTGCCCTTGTTCATCTCGGTGCTTGGCAACCCGCGCTGGGAATGGGGAGTGGTTGCCCAATGGTTCACCGCAGAGTCGGTATTGCGGGGGCTCGGCGCCACCTTGCTGCTGACCGCGATTGCTGGCAGCGCTGGTTTCGTGCTCGGGTTCCTTTTGGCCCTGATGAGAATATCTGCCTCTCCGGTGCTTCAGTTGGTGTCCTGGGCTTACACCTGGTTGTTCCGTTCGGTGCCATTACTAGTGCAGCTCTTGCTCTGGTACAACCTGGGTTACCTTTACGAGAAGATCCAGCTGGGCGTACCTTTCGGCCCGGTGTTCTTCGAGGTGCAGACCACTACTTTGATCAGTCAGTTCGCCGCCGCCGTGCTGGGGCTGACCCTGCATCAAGCGGCTTATTCGGCCGAGATTATTCGTGGCGGTATTCTTTCGGTAGATCAAGGTCAGCTTGAGGCCGCAGCGGCGCTCGGCCTGCCGCGTCGCCGCCGGGCGCTGCGGATCGTCTTGCCGCAAGCGCTCAGAGCGATCTTGCCCAGCGCTTTCAACGAGATCATTGGTCTGGTCAAGGGCACCTCTGTGGTCTATGTGCTCGCCTTCAATGAGCTTTTCTACACCATCCAGGTGATCTACAACCGTACCCAGCAAGTATTGCCGCTGCTTCTTGTCGCCACCCTTTGGTATGTGCTGATCACCTCGGTGCTCAGCGTCGGGCAGTACTACATTGAGCGTCGTTTCGCTCGGGGCAGCTCGCGGAACATGCCGGAGACCCCCTGGCAGCGACTGCGTAGCAGCCTGACCAGATTCCGGCCCAGTCAGCGGCAGGCTGTCCGATGA
- a CDS encoding amino acid ABC transporter ATP-binding protein, with protein sequence MSGPATLSRGQVALHSVHKRFGDVEVLKGIDLQIEPGEVVVILGPSGSGKSTLLRTINHLEKLDRGSVEIDGELIGYRRRGDALHELPEREVLRQRTQIGMVFQNFNLFPHLSVLENVIEAPRAALRQQKAAATEKALDLLERVGLRHRANSYPRQLSGGQQQRVAIARALALEPKVLLFDEPTSALDPELVTEVLDVIKNLAKSGTTMIIVSHEIGFAREVADRIVFLDAGQLIEQGSPEHVFSSAAHPRAQAFLAKVL encoded by the coding sequence ATGAGCGGCCCGGCGACTCTGAGCCGTGGCCAGGTGGCGCTGCATTCGGTGCATAAGCGTTTCGGCGACGTTGAGGTACTCAAGGGCATTGATTTGCAGATCGAGCCCGGCGAAGTGGTGGTTATCCTGGGACCTTCAGGTTCCGGTAAATCAACTCTGCTACGCACCATCAACCATCTCGAGAAGCTTGACCGGGGCAGTGTTGAAATTGATGGTGAACTGATTGGCTATCGACGTCGCGGTGATGCGCTGCACGAACTTCCCGAGCGCGAAGTCCTCAGGCAGCGGACTCAGATTGGCATGGTCTTCCAGAACTTCAATCTGTTCCCGCATCTGAGTGTGCTGGAGAACGTGATTGAGGCACCGCGGGCAGCTTTGAGGCAGCAGAAGGCTGCAGCCACCGAAAAGGCCCTTGATTTGCTGGAGCGAGTGGGGTTACGACATCGAGCTAATTCCTATCCACGTCAGCTCTCCGGAGGGCAACAGCAACGAGTAGCCATTGCCAGGGCCCTTGCCTTGGAACCTAAGGTTTTGCTCTTCGACGAACCGACCTCTGCTTTAGACCCAGAGCTGGTCACCGAGGTGCTCGATGTGATCAAAAACCTGGCCAAGAGCGGCACCACGATGATCATCGTGAGTCATGAAATCGGGTTCGCTCGGGAAGTCGCCGATCGGATTGTTTTTCTGGACGCCGGTCAGCTCATTGAGCAAGGCTCGCCGGAACATGTTTTCAGCAGCGCTGCCCATCCACGTGCCCAGGCGTTCCTGGCCAAAGTCCTTTAG